A genome region from Schlesneria paludicola DSM 18645 includes the following:
- a CDS encoding putative lipoprotein, with protein MLNAFQSERPASRGLRIHRPTISERDIAQANLSKVLTDLNLSQYVKIGSDDPDFVSVELKSECVAEWMPDGDTAGVTSKLNLDTVRNPQDLEREILLTMLACPIVFEFPSFEEFISSVRIRQKIVEAARKTSLSFATHEAERPADYWSYDEDQGFIVRPQKSLIDALRYATQPELSGQRYTFSCRRAGEYIVLLAVAREAAEFHQELFYDLQKQAETRAVKGREFESIFQRQIGSWDNPLPVKFFIPGDRTWFRNPDDASGEITGYEGSWTFYLGNGVFADFWRPNQFYSLTTKCLSIYHWRNSTFFDANGELQIDESRVEAQVEKSLKDPLEMTQILNEMLRLQVPSGGQGGGCVEPHREYVRQVCRGTADLNLPDIARPLQLKTPLQLKT; from the coding sequence ATGCTGAACGCCTTTCAGAGCGAACGCCCAGCCTCTCGCGGCCTGCGCATTCATCGACCAACGATCTCGGAACGCGACATTGCTCAAGCGAATTTGTCGAAAGTCCTGACTGACCTGAATCTTTCACAGTACGTGAAAATCGGGTCCGATGACCCCGATTTCGTATCCGTCGAATTGAAATCCGAATGCGTGGCGGAATGGATGCCCGACGGAGACACCGCGGGTGTCACTTCCAAGCTGAATTTGGATACTGTGCGGAATCCCCAGGATCTTGAGCGTGAGATCCTGCTCACGATGCTCGCCTGCCCGATCGTGTTCGAATTCCCCAGCTTTGAAGAATTCATTTCATCGGTGCGAATTCGTCAGAAGATTGTCGAGGCGGCTCGGAAAACCTCTTTGTCGTTTGCCACACATGAGGCAGAACGTCCAGCCGACTATTGGAGCTACGACGAAGACCAGGGATTCATTGTTCGGCCGCAAAAATCGCTCATCGATGCCTTGCGATATGCCACGCAGCCCGAACTCTCGGGGCAGCGGTATACGTTCTCGTGCCGTCGTGCGGGCGAATATATCGTGCTGCTTGCCGTGGCGCGGGAAGCGGCCGAATTCCATCAGGAGCTGTTCTACGATCTGCAGAAACAGGCCGAAACGCGTGCCGTGAAGGGCCGAGAATTTGAATCGATCTTCCAGCGGCAAATCGGCTCCTGGGACAACCCCCTGCCCGTGAAATTCTTCATTCCAGGCGACCGAACCTGGTTCCGAAACCCGGACGATGCCTCTGGCGAAATCACGGGATACGAAGGAAGTTGGACCTTCTATCTGGGAAATGGCGTCTTCGCCGATTTCTGGCGTCCGAACCAGTTCTACAGCCTGACCACCAAATGCCTCTCGATCTATCACTGGCGCAATTCGACGTTCTTCGATGCGAATGGCGAACTGCAGATCGATGAAAGCCGGGTCGAGGCGCAAGTCGAAAAGTCGTTGAAAGATCCGCTGGAAATGACGCAGATCCTGAACGAAATGCTCCGTCTGCAAGTGCCCTCGGGCGGCCAGGGCGGTGGCTGTGTGGAACCACATCGCGAATATGTCCGTCAGGTCTGCCGAGGCACCGCCGACCTGAATCTTCCGGATATCGCCCGCCCCCTGCAGCTAAAGACACCCCTGCAACTGAAGACATGA
- a CDS encoding ATP-grasp domain-containing protein translates to MSSRSPRILVTGSSLFFSARLIHDLGRRGASVTAADSLTFSAGKFSRYTKRRLKLPRVNQDPGRYLETLVKELRSQPYDLLLPTFEESLLLSEYESELRPYTRLLLPDFSSMYSLHHKPSLHKLCQSLDLPTPPTLVPKNSDQLPMISDQLGFPVVVKLPGGNNSVGRSFCNNSDELKRTFEQQAALHAKDGSGQPFVQKKIEGDLICTLSFCSQGHKLGEVVYRTLRMFPEAGGTSAHRQSIEHPEISRISKRLIAASGWSGFLGLDFLLERETGIPYVIDANVRANPAIHLGFCSGLDWTQLIFDIAKDKTPAVQTARTGVSVHTVLMDVVWLLEGLHPRTGGIRRFPQRLREFITPPWPVHSRGDLVATGEVASSVILGLESLVTGIQSLVTGRQAGELMLEHANYDSHVAEQYRQQRQDTNRDRVAA, encoded by the coding sequence ATGTCATCGCGCTCCCCCCGAATCCTCGTCACCGGTTCGAGCCTGTTCTTCTCCGCACGGTTGATCCACGACCTGGGTCGGCGAGGAGCATCGGTGACGGCCGCCGACAGCCTGACATTTTCGGCAGGCAAGTTTTCCCGGTATACGAAGCGTCGCCTGAAACTGCCACGCGTCAACCAGGACCCCGGTCGCTACCTGGAAACATTGGTTAAAGAACTGCGGTCGCAGCCGTACGACTTACTGCTGCCCACGTTCGAAGAGTCGCTGTTGCTGTCGGAATACGAGTCTGAGTTGCGGCCGTATACCCGGCTGTTACTACCTGACTTCTCGTCGATGTACAGCCTGCACCATAAACCAAGCTTACACAAGCTTTGCCAGTCATTGGACCTGCCCACACCGCCGACCCTGGTTCCAAAAAATTCAGATCAATTGCCGATGATCTCGGATCAACTCGGCTTTCCAGTTGTGGTCAAGCTGCCTGGTGGAAACAACTCCGTCGGACGATCGTTCTGCAACAATTCTGATGAATTGAAACGCACCTTCGAACAGCAGGCGGCCTTGCACGCCAAAGATGGGTCCGGGCAACCCTTCGTACAGAAAAAGATCGAGGGTGATCTTATCTGCACGCTGAGCTTCTGTTCGCAAGGTCACAAGTTGGGTGAAGTTGTTTATCGCACCCTCAGAATGTTTCCCGAAGCGGGCGGAACATCTGCACATCGGCAATCGATCGAACACCCCGAGATCTCGCGTATTTCGAAACGATTGATCGCCGCCAGTGGATGGTCAGGCTTTTTGGGTCTCGATTTCTTGCTCGAACGGGAAACGGGAATTCCCTACGTGATCGACGCGAACGTCCGGGCTAATCCTGCAATCCATTTAGGATTCTGCTCGGGATTGGATTGGACCCAGCTCATTTTTGACATTGCGAAAGACAAGACACCAGCCGTCCAGACCGCACGAACAGGCGTCAGCGTCCACACGGTCTTGATGGACGTCGTATGGCTGCTCGAAGGACTTCACCCTCGAACAGGCGGCATTCGACGGTTCCCGCAACGTCTTCGCGAATTCATCACGCCTCCTTGGCCCGTGCATTCGCGCGGCGACCTTGTCGCAACCGGCGAAGTGGCCTCGAGCGTCATCCTGGGGCTTGAGAGCCTTGTGACCGGCATCCAATCGCTGGTGACAGGTCGTCAGGCCGGTGAATTGATGCTCGAACATGCGAACTATGATTCACACGTCGCAGAGCAATACCGTCAGCAACGGCAAGACACGAATCGCGACCGCGTGGCGGCGTAA
- a CDS encoding Gfo/Idh/MocA family protein translates to MPKIKIGQIGTAHGHAAGKLETYRASPEYEVVGIAEPDPRLKKLAETQAAYRDLPWLTVEQLLAVEGLQAVAIETEPRDLLKYAEAGIEAGLHVHLDKPAGESLIQFRRILDQAARKHLCVQMGYMFRYNPAVVLMKNLVRKGYLGEPFEMHCVMSKVVDDASRVKNAAYPGGMMFELGCHMIDIVVDLLGTPTGVSAFHQHSGNQADGLQDNMLAVMTYPRAIASVKSSALEVDGSARRHLVVCGTEGTIHIEPIDSPKFVRLTLAKERGPYKKGTQEVPVEPYKRYVADAADFAKVIRAEKMLDWSMMHDLAVQETVLRGSASPLDVAP, encoded by the coding sequence ATGCCCAAGATCAAGATTGGTCAGATTGGAACGGCGCATGGCCACGCGGCAGGCAAGCTTGAAACCTATCGGGCCTCACCGGAATACGAAGTCGTCGGAATTGCGGAACCAGATCCCCGGCTTAAGAAACTGGCGGAAACACAGGCGGCCTATCGTGACCTTCCGTGGCTGACTGTTGAACAACTTCTAGCTGTCGAAGGGTTGCAGGCCGTCGCCATTGAAACCGAACCGCGTGATCTGCTGAAGTACGCGGAAGCTGGGATTGAAGCGGGGCTTCATGTTCATCTGGACAAGCCGGCGGGCGAATCGTTGATTCAGTTTCGACGCATTCTGGATCAGGCCGCCCGGAAGCACTTGTGCGTCCAGATGGGATACATGTTCCGCTACAACCCGGCGGTCGTCCTGATGAAAAATCTCGTCCGCAAGGGTTATCTCGGTGAACCGTTCGAGATGCACTGCGTGATGAGCAAAGTGGTTGACGACGCATCACGGGTCAAGAATGCCGCCTATCCCGGTGGCATGATGTTCGAACTGGGATGCCACATGATCGACATCGTCGTTGACCTTCTGGGCACTCCGACCGGCGTGAGTGCGTTTCATCAGCACTCCGGGAATCAGGCTGATGGTCTACAGGACAATATGCTGGCGGTCATGACCTACCCGCGGGCGATTGCCAGCGTCAAGTCGTCTGCGCTCGAGGTGGATGGCTCCGCCCGGCGACATCTCGTCGTGTGCGGGACCGAAGGAACGATCCACATTGAGCCGATCGATTCCCCCAAATTCGTACGTCTCACACTGGCGAAAGAACGCGGCCCTTACAAGAAGGGGACGCAGGAAGTACCGGTCGAACCTTACAAACGCTATGTCGCCGACGCCGCCGACTTTGCCAAGGTCATTCGCGCGGAGAAAATGCTGGATTGGTCGATGATGCACGATCTGGCTGTTCAAGAAACCGTGCTTCGGGGCAGCGCGTCTCCCCTCGACGTCGCTCCTTGA
- a CDS encoding DsbA family oxidoreductase, whose protein sequence is MMLTVDIFSDVICPWCYVGKRRLEKAIATLGPAHPVQVRWLPFQLNPEMPQEGMGRIEYRTRKFGSLERSQALEATFLSATAAERLQFAFDRIERTPNTRDAHRLIWLAEQQAIQDAVVEGLFRAYFTEALDISARDILIDVVVEAGLDRTRTEDLLNGDEGLDFLQDAGIKARQIGISGVPFFIINREIRLSGAQPPETFLAAFQHAIASA, encoded by the coding sequence ATGATGCTGACGGTTGATATTTTTTCCGATGTGATCTGTCCCTGGTGCTATGTCGGCAAGCGCCGCCTGGAGAAAGCCATCGCGACGTTGGGGCCGGCGCACCCCGTCCAAGTGCGGTGGCTGCCGTTCCAGTTGAATCCCGAAATGCCGCAGGAGGGAATGGGGAGAATCGAATATCGCACCAGAAAGTTTGGCAGCTTGGAACGTTCGCAGGCATTGGAGGCCACTTTTCTCTCTGCGACCGCTGCCGAAAGACTGCAATTCGCATTCGATCGGATCGAACGAACCCCGAATACGCGGGATGCCCATCGACTGATCTGGTTGGCCGAACAGCAGGCGATCCAAGACGCGGTGGTGGAAGGGCTGTTCCGAGCGTACTTCACCGAGGCGCTGGACATCAGCGCGAGAGACATTCTGATCGACGTCGTCGTGGAAGCGGGACTCGATCGCACGCGGACCGAGGACTTGCTGAATGGCGATGAGGGCTTGGACTTTCTTCAAGATGCCGGAATAAAAGCTCGCCAGATCGGCATCAGCGGCGTGCCATTCTTTATCATCAATCGCGAAATCCGGCTGTCCGGCGCGCAACCGCCCGAGACGTTCCTCGCCGCATTCCAACATGCGATTGCGTCCGCATGA
- a CDS encoding winged helix-turn-helix transcriptional regulator, with product MATINSIETLHRSGRSNREISRLLGVDRGAVNRAVQRLKAAEVQNRPNPLTGSSQTIRSTIRRIQLQFTPQNLTGFHSRNDRPKSKN from the coding sequence ATGGCAACGATCAATTCTATCGAGACACTGCACCGATCAGGTCGTTCGAACCGGGAGATTTCTCGTCTTCTGGGCGTGGATCGCGGTGCGGTGAATCGGGCCGTGCAGCGACTGAAAGCTGCGGAAGTTCAAAACCGGCCAAACCCGCTCACAGGGTCGAGCCAAACCATCCGCAGCACAATCAGACGAATTCAACTGCAATTCACCCCACAAAACCTGACCGGTTTTCACTCGCGAAATGACAGACCTAAGTCTAAAAACTAA
- a CDS encoding endonuclease/exonuclease/phosphatase family protein, producing the protein MKQALLVFLATALIGSNAFAQSLNVMTWNIRYDNPQDGVNGWPNRKDWVAEIILKSKADVAGFQEVLAGQFDDLKLRLPEMKAYGVGRDDGKSAGEFCPIFYRHDRFDLLAQATFWLSPTPEETASKGWDAALPRIASWVKLKDRTTGVELYVINTHFDHRGKQARTESANLLLQRLRETFADHPVILLGDFNTTANSPPYNTLVGRGTQGQEVFLDTYVHSARKPEGPDSTWNGFKAIVPEHRIDFIFTTKAVKVLRLQILDDQREKRFPSDHLPVVTELTMKE; encoded by the coding sequence ATGAAGCAGGCTTTGTTGGTTTTCTTGGCTACGGCGTTGATTGGCTCGAATGCCTTTGCCCAATCGCTGAATGTGATGACCTGGAATATTCGGTATGACAATCCGCAAGATGGCGTCAATGGCTGGCCGAATCGCAAGGATTGGGTGGCTGAGATCATTCTCAAGAGCAAGGCGGATGTTGCGGGGTTTCAAGAGGTGCTGGCTGGGCAGTTTGACGACTTGAAACTGCGACTGCCGGAGATGAAGGCTTACGGGGTCGGACGGGACGATGGTAAGAGTGCGGGTGAGTTCTGTCCGATCTTCTATCGTCATGATCGGTTTGACCTGCTGGCGCAAGCAACATTCTGGCTTTCGCCGACACCCGAGGAAACCGCCAGTAAAGGTTGGGATGCCGCCCTGCCCCGGATTGCGAGTTGGGTGAAGCTCAAAGATCGTACGACGGGCGTCGAGCTGTATGTGATCAATACCCACTTTGATCATCGCGGCAAACAGGCTCGTACCGAGAGCGCCAACCTGCTGCTCCAACGCCTGCGTGAGACGTTTGCAGATCATCCCGTCATCCTGCTCGGCGATTTCAACACGACGGCCAACTCGCCGCCGTACAACACGCTGGTCGGACGAGGCACGCAGGGGCAAGAGGTGTTTCTCGATACCTACGTGCATTCCGCACGGAAACCAGAAGGTCCGGATTCGACGTGGAACGGCTTCAAGGCCATCGTGCCTGAACATCGAATCGATTTCATCTTCACGACGAAGGCGGTCAAAGTCCTGCGGCTTCAAATCCTGGATGATCAAAGAGAAAAACGCTTCCCCTCGGATCATCTGCCCGTTGTGACAGAACTGACGATGAAAGAGTGA